Below is a genomic region from Hylemonella gracilis.
AGGTCTGGAACAGGGCGTCGAGGCCCGTGTCGGCGACGCCGGTCACGTTCAGGGCCCCGTTGCCCCGGTACCACTTGCCCATGTCGGAGTAGACGTTGTCGAAGCCCTCGGCATAGACCAAGGCCAAGTCGTACTTCTTCTCGTTGAAGACAAGGCGGTTGAACACCTGATCACCGGTGCGCTTGGCCTCGACGGTCAGACCGATCTTGGCGTACTGGGCCACCAGACCGTCGGCCATCTTCTGCCCCAGGTCGCCCAGAGAGTCGGGAAACAGCAGGACGGCGCTCTGGCCCTTGAGGCCGGCCTTCTCGGCCAGGGAAGCTGCCGTGGCCGGGTTGTGGGGATGGGTGGCCTCGAAGGGAGGCACGTTGTACTCGGCGAAGTTGCGGCTGAACAGGTCCGAGGGGAAGGCGCCATCGTTGACGATGGTCAGATCGTCGCGGTCAGTGACTCCGGGAACCAGGGCCTTGCGGTCCACCGCGGCCGACAGGGCGTAGCGCGCCGTGGCCGAAGCGAAAGTGGGCTTCTTGCTGTTGATCGCGACCTGATAGAAGGCGTAGGGCATGAAGGAGCTGAACTGGACGCCGCCCATCTTCTCGACCATGGGCCGGTCGGCTGGCGAGGTCTCGAGAATCAGGTTGATGCGGGCCTCGCGGAACTCGTTGAGCCGGATCACCGGATCGAGAACTCTGCGCAGGACCAGAGTCGACGTGGCCGGAGGGTGACGCAGATAGCTCGCATTGGCCTTGAAGGTCAGCCACTTGCCAATTTCCCAGCTCTCGAAGACGAAGGGACCGGTCCCCACGGGGGCAGTCGCGAAACCCCGCTCCTTGTCACCGGAGCGGAGATTCGTCGACAGCTTGGTGCCCTTGTAGTTCTCGGGAATGATCTTGAAAGTCAACACCGGGATGGCCCGGAACTCTGGGATGGGCTTGCGGAACTCGATGACGACGGTCTTGGCGTCCTGCGCCTTGACCGACGAAATGAACGAGTTGAGGTAGTCCCGCTTGGGCGACTTGTTCTCGGGCGCCATGTAAGCGGCGAAGGAGTACGCGACGTCGCCGGCGGTGACGGCGGTGCCGTCGTGCCACTTCACGTCTTTGAGGACCGCCGTGTACGTAGTCTTGGTGGCCGGGTCCTGGCTGATGGAGTCGGCCAGCGCCAGCTCGGCATTGAGCTTGCCCGAGGCGGTATCGACCTCGAAGTTGGCCAAGCCGTCGAACACCAGCTCATTGGCGTTCATGCCCTGGAGATTCTGCTCCAGCACGGGGTTCAGGGAGTCTGGCAGGTTCGAGATACCGACCACGAGGCCCTCGGGCTCCCGCTGCCAGAACATGAACACGGCGGCGGTGGCCGCCAAAACCAGGGCCGCGATAGCCCCGACGATGATCGCATTCTTTTTTTGAGCCATATCAGCGCATCCTCACCACAAAGGAACTGTAGACGACTGCGTCGCCGGAATATTTGCCGTCGTCATTGGTCTTGCCCAACTCGAAGAAGTATTTCCCCGAGGTCATCTGGGCTCCGGCGTTGATGACCGGCCAGGAGTTGCCCACCTTGTACTGGCGGTTCACCAGATCCTTGAGCTTCTTGGAATCAATCTCCTTGCCCGACTTGGTGTTCTCGTTGAACACACGGACAGGGCGGCTGTCGTCAACGGTGATGACCAGGTCGTTCAAGACGCCCTTGGGAATCTCCACCATGCCCCACCAGTAGTCAGGCGAACTCTTCACCGCGCCCCTGAACTTGGCGGGTCGGCTTTTCTGATCCGGGCCCTTGGCACCGGGAACGGGGTTGAACATGCCGATCAGCATGGGCTGCACGGCCTTGCCGCGGCTGGCGATCTCGGCGGCGACGGCCGCGTCCTTCTTGGCCTTCTCGATTTCGGCGGTGACCACGGCAATGCGGGCCAGCAGTTCCTGCTTCTGGGTTTCGACGTCCTTGAGCATGTCCTTGTCGATGACCCTAGGGTACTTGGCGGCAAAGGCCACGACCTCGGCCTGCAGGCTGTCGATGTTGGTCTTGGTCTGCTGGTTGAACGCCAGCATGTCGTCGAGGGTCATGTTGCCGACCTTGTCCGCGTCGGGCTGGCGGGCGAATTCCTCGCCGATCCGGTCCTTGAACGAGTAGGCGTGGTTCCGCAAGGTCCTCTCCATCTCGTTGCGGGTGTCGGCCCGCTTGCGGCGTGTCCTGTCCGAGGCCAAGGCAATGATGGACCCGGCGGGGTAGTTGCCGGCCTTCTGGATGTCGGCCATGGCGGTCTCGACCTTGCCGTACTCGGCGATGGCGGCTTCGTAGCTGTCGATCTTGTCGTCTAGGCTCTCTTTACCCCGGGCGGCGACCACGAGATCATCGGGCCCCTTTTCCCTGGCCCGGAAGTCGGCGATGGCCGCCAACTCCTTGTTCTCGGGGCCGTAATCGACGGCGTCGCCCAAAAAGTCACTGGAACTCTTCATGAAGTCCCTGGCGTTCGCAATTCTGTTGGCGTTGAGTCGCAAGCGGACCACGGCTTTGGCCGCGGGGGCGAGCTGGGTCTTGACGTCGGCGGGCACCTTGAGTTCAGAGGGAAAGTCGCTGGCGGCCTTGACGGCGTTATTCCAGCCAGCCACCAAGGGAGGCTCGGCGGTCACTGGCAGGGCTGCAGTGGCGTCGACGGTCTTATCGAGGGCAGCCTTCTGGTCAAGATAGCCCATCCATTGACTCTTGACATTGGCCGCTTGGATATTGGACCAGTAGCCCCGTGCGGCTTCGAACTTGCCGGCGTTCCACTCCTTCACGCCGCCGGCGATCAGTTCGTCGTCCTTCATCATCGAGAACTTGATGCTCGCGCACGAAGCCAGGAACAGGGCCAAAAAGGCCAGGATGACAACTTTCAGCTTCATTGTTTGCAGTTTCATTGGGCCTCCCGGACCACGCGGAATCCGATGTCGCTGGCGCCCTGACTCGGGTCGACAGCACGGCGGTTGGAAATGCGGAGCTCATTGGGGCCGTCCATCCAGGAACCGCCCTTGACGATTTTGTAGGAAGGATCGGCACTCATGTTGGCGTCAGGGGACGTCGAGGTCCACTGCCACACGTTACCGACCATGTCGTTCAGACCCAGCGGATTCTTTCCGCTGGGAAAGGAACCTGCTGGCGAGGGGTGGGTGAACTTCTTGTTGTTCGAGTAGTTGGCCCGGACGCCATCGGTGGGAGCCTGATCACCCCAGGGGAAGGTCGAACTCTGCCCGGCCCGGGCGGCGATTTCGTACTCATCCTCGGTGGGGAGGCGGAACTTCTGGCCGGTGGCGGCGGACAGCCAGGCGGTGTAGCGGACAGCCTGCTCGTAGCTGACTCCGACGACGGGCTGGTCAGCGCCGCTGAAACCATCCGAGTCGAGGTACTCGGGCCACTCGCTTTGGGGCACGTTGGTGGCATCGAGGTAGGAACGGAACTGGCCGTTGGTCACGGGGCCCTTGGCGATGGCGAAGGCGGCGACGGTGACGGTCCGGGGCTTCTCGTTGCCACCGGCGCGGCGATCCTGATCGACCTTGCCGACCGTGTAGGTGCCGGCGGCCAGGTTGGCCAGACTGTCGGCGACCTGGGCCAGTTCCTCGGCATTGCGGTAAGGCGCCTCGGTTTTCAAGCTGGCGTCGAGGGACGCCAGAAACGTGACTTCGGGTGCCTTGCGGGCGAAGGCGCCGGTGATGGTCAGCACGGCCCGCGTGTTCTTGAAGGCGTCGCCGCTGGGATAGGCAAAGGCCGCCGCTCCCTTGGCATCGGTGACGATGCTCTGGGCGGGAGCCGTGGCTTCGGCCGCGGACCAGACCACGCTCAAGGGCAATCCGGCCAAGGGGGAGCCGTCCTTGGCGGTGACGGTGGCGACGAAGGCAGTTCCACCCTGAACCAGGCCATCCTTGGGGTTCAGACTGACCGTGGCGCCCGCCAGTTGCGCGGCAGCCCAGGTCTCGATGGTCTGTGAGAGGAGCGGGGACGAGGCGTCGCCGGTGCGCAGCGTCAGGGCAACGCCAGCCCGGTAGAGGGCGGCATCGATCTGGACAGCCTGGGAGAGACGGTCTCCGAGCGCGCCCTTGCCCTTCACCACTGCGTCGAACTTGGGTCCCAGGTCGGCGGCGAGCTTGGACGTCCGCGCTGCTTCGGCCTTGGCCCAATCGCCGTGCGACACCCGGTACGAGGCCTGGAAGAGGTTGTCCTTCTTGTCCGCGGTGTAAGGACGGGTGGCCACCACAGCCACCGCAGCCTTCATCTCGGCGGTCAGAACCACCTTGTTCTTCTTCTCTTTTTGGATGGCGCCGCTTTCGGTGAGCAGGTTGTAAACCAGATCATCGAAGGCTGTGGCCTGGGCCTGGGCCTCGGACGCGCCTGACCCGAAGCCATAGTAGTAGCCGGCCTCCATATGGGTGGCAACAAAATCCGTACTGGCAGCGTACGACACCGTCGAAAGCGCCAATATCCAACTGGTCGCCAGCGTATATATAAGCTTCTTCATTCGTCCTTTCCGGGTCTCCGTCGGCCGGATCCCCCCAATTGGCCCTATCGTAGGGCAGGCCATCATGCTTTCCGGGCAGACAACCGCGTTTTTGCGGTTTGTTTCAAACTTTTGCAGATCCAGGGGGTTTCATACGCCTGTCCGGTGGGCATCGTACCGTACCGGGGCGTGTGACATCGAACCGCAGGCGACAAGCTCAATTCCTGGCGACCATCACGGAGCGTGACGCCATCGAGCGCCTCCTCAAGCAACTGAGGAGGCCTCACTTCCGATGGCGCTACGATGCGGCCACAATAGAGATTGAATTCCCCATACTCACGCTCCTGTTCGACGCGCAGGCGGATGATTGCACCGAGAGGCGGTATCAGAGCTTGTTTTCATGTCTGCCAATGCCGCACGATCCGCTGCGATACCACGAGGAGCTTCATGAACGCGAAACGCCTGCTGCCGGTCTGGGTGCCCAGACGTTTGTAATGCACGTGCGCCATCGTTTTCCATGACCGTCGCTTTCCGTCTGCTTTGCCTGCTAAGCCTGCCGCGTGCGCGCCTGCGCATGCGTCCGCTCATGCGCCTGCTGACGACCGGCCTGGCCGCGATCCTGCTGAGTCAACTGGCCGGGTGCGCCGCGCAGCTCTGGCCGCCATCGAGCTGGTCGCTGTCGGTGGATCTGCCTTTCCTGAACCGGCAGCCCGCAGCGGACACGGCCGCCACCCCAACCGCCACGCCCGTGTCGCCCCGCCTGAAAGATCTCGGCGACGCCGCCGAGGCGCTGGACTACGCCGAGGCGCTGTGCGCCCTGCCGCCCGAGGCACTGGACGCCGAAATCGAGCGCCTCAAGACCATTGAGGCCCAGGAAGGCCACTCCGCGCTGCGCGCGCAGCAACTCGCCTTCGCGCAGCAACTCGCGCGGCAGCTCGCATCGCTGTACGCCGAGCAGCAACGCCTGCAGGAATCCAACGAGCAACAGGCGCAACTCCTGCGTGAGCGCCAAAAACGCATCGAGCAGTTGAACGGCCAGATCGCCGCGATGCGCGCCGTTGAAGACAGCCTGCCCCTGACTTCACCCGTGCCCCCGTCCAGGATCACGACCGGACCCGTGCCCGCCGTCCCGACCGCCCCCCACGCCGACCCGGACAAAGCGGGTTCATCGCCATGAGCACCGCCGCTTCCGCGACCTTGCTCGTCGTCGACGACGATGCGGACATGCTGCGCCTGCTCACCCTGCGGATGGAAGCGGCAGGCTACCGCGTGCTGACCGCCGCCTCGGCGGAAACGGCCCTGACCCAGCTGGCGCTGGAACGTCCGCAACTGGTGCTATCCGACGTGCGCCTGCCGGGCAAGGACGGGCTGACCCTGTTCGACGAAATCCACGCGCAGCACCCCATGCTGCCCGTCATCCTGCTGACCGCGCATGGCTCCATCCCCGACGCGGTGGAGGCGACCTCACGCGGCGTCTACACCTACCTGACCAAGCCCTTCGATGGCAAGGAACTGCTCGACAAGATCGCCCAGGCCCTGGCATTGCACAGCACGCACACCACGGACACCACCACGGCGGCCACCACGGCCGTGAACGAACCCTGGCGCGCCGACATCATCAGCCGGTCGGCACGCATGGCCGAGCTGATGGCCGAGACGCGGATGGTGGCGCGCAGTGACGCCAGCGTGCTGCTGCGCGGCGACAGCGGCACTGGCAAGGAGCTGCTGGCGCGTGCCATCCACAACGCCAGCGCCCGCGCGAAAAAGCCGTTCGTCGCGGTGAACTGCGGCGCCATTCCGGAGAACCTGCTGGAAAGCGAACTCTTCGGCCACGTCAAAGGTGCCTTCACCGACGCGCACACCAATCACAAAGGCCTGTTCCAGGCGGCCGACGGCGGCACCTTGCTGCTGGACGAGATCGGCGACATGCCACTGGCCCTGCAGGTCAAGCTGCTGCGCGTGCTGCAGGAGCGCGCCGTGCGGCCCTTGGGCGCCTCGCAGGCCATCCCGGTGGACGTGCGCATCGTCAGCGCGACCCACCGTGATCTGGATGCCGCGCTCGCCGCCGGGCAATTCCGCGAGGATCTGTACTACCGCCTCAACGTGGTCACGCTCCACCTTCCCACGCTGGCGGAGCGGCGCGAGGACATCCCCCTGCTGGCCAATCACTTCCTGCGCAAGCTCGCGGGCAAGTACGGCAATGAAGAAAAAGGCCGCAAGCTGGCCGGCTTCGCGCCCGAGGCACTCAAGGCCCTGGCCGCCGCGCCCTGGCCCGGCAATGTGCGCCAGCTGCACAACGTGGTGGAGCAGGTCTGCGCCCTGGCCACCACGCCGCTGGTGCCTCTGACTCTGGTGCAACGTGCGCTGCGCACGCCCTCGGTCGAGGTGCTCAGCTATGCCGAAGCCAAGCAGCGTTTCGAACGTGACTATCTGGTCAATCTGCTGAAGCTGACCGATGGGCATGTGGCAGACGCCGCGCGCCTGGCGGACCGCAACCGCACTGAGTTTTACCGTCTGCTGCAGAAGCACGGACTGACGCCGGGCCGCTTCAAGCCCGGCGGAGAGACTGGCCCGGGCGAAGCAAGCGCTGCCAACCCCTCCGGCACGGCTGTCGCTCCTGAACGACAAGGCCAAGTGCTTGATGAATAAGGATTTTTCATCTCGATAGCGCCAGATGCCCATGTCTTCGTCGCTTCTTGGCGACAAAAATGACGGTTTTGGGGTGTTTTTTTACCCGGTTTTCCAAACCGGCCCTAAAAGTCTTTGTAAGTCATTGATTTAAAAATAGATTTCATTGTGGCACGGCGATTGCCCTATAGAAGGCATGTCTGCCTTTTCCTCGCGTCTTTCTGCCCGTGCCGCCCTGGGCGCCCGCCCCCCATCCGCAACCGGCGCGCGCGCCGCACAGCCCACCGTGTCGTGCGCCTGCGACAGCACGCGCGACGCCGCCACCGCCCCGCCCCTGCACCGCGGCAGCATGCCCGCGCAGCCCTGGGTCGGCTTCTGGCGTGGTCTCGGCCTGGGGCTGACCTCGAGCCTGCAACACCTGCTGCACCCCTGGACACCGCCCGCACGGCCCCAGGTGGGCACGAACGCCGCGGGGCTGGCAAGGCAAAAGACGGCTCGCCAACGGCGTCGGGTGTTCATGCTGCTGATCGCGCTGTCCACTGCCACCACCACCGCCCTGTTCGCCCACGCCCAGCCCACCGCGCCGACGCCGCTGGCGGACTGGTTGCAACTCGCCCAGATCGCGCTCTATGCCTTGCTGTCGGCCTGGGTCACCTCCGGTTTCGTAACGGCACTGATGGGAGCCTGGGTTCTGCTGCGTGGTGACCGGCATGCGCTTTCGGGCCGGTCCGTGCGCCAGCACCGCATGAATCCCGAGGCCCGCACCGCGGTCATCATGCCCATCTGCCATGAGGACGTGGCCACCGTCTTCGCCGGCCTGCGCGCCACCTGCGAATCGATGGCGGCGACGGCGCGGACCCAGGGTTACGCCGCGACACAGTTCGACGTGTTCGTGTTGT
It encodes:
- a CDS encoding ABC transporter substrate-binding protein; the protein is MAQKKNAIIVGAIAALVLAATAAVFMFWQREPEGLVVGISNLPDSLNPVLEQNLQGMNANELVFDGLANFEVDTASGKLNAELALADSISQDPATKTTYTAVLKDVKWHDGTAVTAGDVAYSFAAYMAPENKSPKRDYLNSFISSVKAQDAKTVVIEFRKPIPEFRAIPVLTFKIIPENYKGTKLSTNLRSGDKERGFATAPVGTGPFVFESWEIGKWLTFKANASYLRHPPATSTLVLRRVLDPVIRLNEFREARINLILETSPADRPMVEKMGGVQFSSFMPYAFYQVAINSKKPTFASATARYALSAAVDRKALVPGVTDRDDLTIVNDGAFPSDLFSRNFAEYNVPPFEATHPHNPATAASLAEKAGLKGQSAVLLFPDSLGDLGQKMADGLVAQYAKIGLTVEAKRTGDQVFNRLVFNEKKYDLALVYAEGFDNVYSDMGKWYRGNGALNVTGVADTGLDALFQTWDNTVVATDWIKVTRELQAKIGALQPSVPLVSLKKDVYSRAIKNVVIASDNPFLSVEEWAQ
- a CDS encoding SUMF1/EgtB/PvdO family nonheme iron enzyme gives rise to the protein MKKLIYTLATSWILALSTVSYAASTDFVATHMEAGYYYGFGSGASEAQAQATAFDDLVYNLLTESGAIQKEKKNKVVLTAEMKAAVAVVATRPYTADKKDNLFQASYRVSHGDWAKAEAARTSKLAADLGPKFDAVVKGKGALGDRLSQAVQIDAALYRAGVALTLRTGDASSPLLSQTIETWAAAQLAGATVSLNPKDGLVQGGTAFVATVTAKDGSPLAGLPLSVVWSAAEATAPAQSIVTDAKGAAAFAYPSGDAFKNTRAVLTITGAFARKAPEVTFLASLDASLKTEAPYRNAEELAQVADSLANLAAGTYTVGKVDQDRRAGGNEKPRTVTVAAFAIAKGPVTNGQFRSYLDATNVPQSEWPEYLDSDGFSGADQPVVGVSYEQAVRYTAWLSAATGQKFRLPTEDEYEIAARAGQSSTFPWGDQAPTDGVRANYSNNKKFTHPSPAGSFPSGKNPLGLNDMVGNVWQWTSTSPDANMSADPSYKIVKGGSWMDGPNELRISNRRAVDPSQGASDIGFRVVREAQ
- a CDS encoding sigma 54-interacting transcriptional regulator, yielding MSTAASATLLVVDDDADMLRLLTLRMEAAGYRVLTAASAETALTQLALERPQLVLSDVRLPGKDGLTLFDEIHAQHPMLPVILLTAHGSIPDAVEATSRGVYTYLTKPFDGKELLDKIAQALALHSTHTTDTTTAATTAVNEPWRADIISRSARMAELMAETRMVARSDASVLLRGDSGTGKELLARAIHNASARAKKPFVAVNCGAIPENLLESELFGHVKGAFTDAHTNHKGLFQAADGGTLLLDEIGDMPLALQVKLLRVLQERAVRPLGASQAIPVDVRIVSATHRDLDAALAAGQFREDLYYRLNVVTLHLPTLAERREDIPLLANHFLRKLAGKYGNEEKGRKLAGFAPEALKALAAAPWPGNVRQLHNVVEQVCALATTPLVPLTLVQRALRTPSVEVLSYAEAKQRFERDYLVNLLKLTDGHVADAARLADRNRTEFYRLLQKHGLTPGRFKPGGETGPGEASAANPSGTAVAPERQGQVLDE